From Ailuropoda melanoleuca isolate Jingjing unplaced genomic scaffold, ASM200744v2 unplaced-scaffold3053, whole genome shotgun sequence:
GCTGTAGAGAAGCCGGGGACTGAGCAGCTCAGACGCCGAACCCAGGTGTTTTACAAGTTTGAGGGGGCATAAGGGGGTGCCTGTCCACATGTGGACCTCAGACTGATGAGATGGAGGCCATGGGAGCCAGGCTGGAGGACACAAACACTAGGGAGTCTCCAATTAGTccggtggttctcaaacttgagcatgtTTCAGAATTGCCCGGAGCTTCtcattcagtaagtctggggtggggcccaaggtCTACATTTCTAACACATTTTCAGACAGTGATGCTGGGCCTAGAACCAGATGTTGAGGACCACTTGCCTGTTCCTTCACTTCTGCCCGACTCCTGTTCCTCAGGAGGAGAAACTGTACCCCTAGATACAGCACTGTCTTCACGTGGCCCACTGTATGGTCTGCACAGTGATGAGTCATGAAGGAGCATGACTGGTTTCTTCATGTAGTTCCTTCAAGAATGGGGTCATCCTTGACAAGGTGAATGGCTCTGAAGACAGTTACAAAAGTATGATGAGAAAGTAGCGATGTTAGAAAAAGCACATAGCCTCCTAGAGATGAATGGGTTAAAAACTAACCCTCAAACAGAGCTCTATTTTCTATACAAAATAATCATTCTAATTCCTTTAACATCAGGGCAgctacacacacacccctctttcCCCACCTTCAACCATTATATACCCAACTACAGGTTTGTAATCCCCAATAGTAAGTTAGTGGCCTCCTTcgtacttctttcttttcttggttggGCTGCCCCGGATTGCAGATAATCTTTCAGTGTTTGTGGCTGAGCCGGTTTGCCGTGCCTGCCCTGGCTTATTTTTTGTAAGATGTCCGGAGGAGAGATTTTCCAAAACATGCAACTCTTCATTAGATGCCGTTTTTGCCAAACCTTGTTTCAAAAGTAACCCCGGATCTGACAGCTCTGAGGCTGGCAAAACCCtgacagttttgcttttttccactaTTATTTCTCTTGGGACTAATCGATCACTTCCAAGAGAAACTCTCTTGTGGTGGTCGACGTCTTCCGCAGAGCCGTGGTTCCTGCGTTTCTGTTGTGTTCTGGCCCCTTGTGGACTTTGTTTTGGACCTGGTGATGCTGACTCACAGCTACAGACAAGGCTCCTGCTTAGAAGCCCTGTCTCTAACCACTCCCCAAGATGAGGTTTTTGCTGGCTGCTAGTGTCTTCTGGCTGGGTCTGATGAACATTTTCCAGCTTTTGAACAGGAAGCCCCCAGTGGCTCTCAGCTGCCTTTATGTAATCTTTTGCTTGTCCTGTGGACTCTGATGGGGGACTGGCTGAAGCCCGGCTGTCACCCCTCCTCCTCGCTATCTCCGCAATCACTGGGTCGCTAGATGTTCCCACAATGTCCCTGCTGCTCCATGATTTGCTCACAACGCTGCTTTTTGCTTCAGTTCTTTTCAcactaaaacaaagaaagattttttttgttttgctttggaaaGCTGTAACGGCATGCTGTCCTCCAACTCCTATGCCCCTTGTCAAATTCCTTCTTCCTTACCTCCTTGGCAAATCTAGAACAATCTCTAAGTATAATGTTTAAGTTCAGACTGGATCAAGCAACAGCCATCACATTTTCCAACACGCGAGGATTAGTTATTAGGATACACGAGGACAGGCTTTGTTTCTTGATCACTGGGTTTTCAACATAGTTATATTGGAGTTATGATGGCTCTATTTTAACTAAGGCAGGCAGGTGTTCATTTCAGATGTTAAGGGTCAATACTGCCTAAATTTGACATATTGATTTTTTCCGCCAGAAATACCTAAAGCAcaggccgtgtgtgtgtgtgtgtgtatgtgcgcacacacacgtgtgcacacacataagGATGTGcttgtacacacatacacacgcctTACCCATAGCACACATAGAAGACAACGCAAACATCACTCTGATTGTAAAATTCACTTTGGGGCAGGGTAGGAGCTGCATGGGGGGAACTGAGAGACTGGAGACTTTGACTTCAACAGAGATTTGCAGGCTTGTGAATAGCAAGAAATTTCTTAAACCACCAAACTCAAAACACTGaagctgaaatatttattttggctaAGCTTTAgtctggaaacacacacacacacatacacacacacactctctctcatgtTCTTATTGTTCCTAATCAGAGGCATGAGGATTATCATAATTATATTAGAACTGGAACCTGCATTTTAgcaaaagaatgtatttttttagatgGGTCTGTAGTCACTTGGAAAGTTGTATGAAACACACCACCAAACAGgtgcttttcatcttcaaagcgCTTGTAATTAATTACTCCTTGCAACACACCTGTGAAGCAAGGCCTCGTTCCCCAGTGTCCAGAATGCAAGAGACAGTCAGGAAGGCAAGCATGGGACTTAGGGTAAGGTCGGTGCCAGAGGGGGTTTTGTGGTTAATTTCCATGAACTCCTGTTGAATTCCAGACTTCATGCACatattcatatacacacacacacacaaaaagaagggaaagaaaacttgTCGGACCTACATTTCTCTCAGAGCATTTCTCCTGCGCTTTGCACTGGGAGGAAGTGCAGTCTCCGCACACTCAGCAAAATAATCAGACGCTCCGTGGAGAGCTCCTTCCGTCTCCTCCAAAAGATAACAAAGGTTCAACCAGAAATCTATTAGCTGAACATGAGAAAGAACAGTTCTACTCTGAATGCCCCAGTGAACAGATTTTTGTGAGGACGAGATGAAACCGCTTAGTGTTAGgctattttgatttttctaaatctAGAACTTTTGGGTAAACTGTCACTTTTTTTGGACTCCTACCCAACACAGTTCGTACGTTCATATGCACTACAGACATACGAGACTGTAAGAGAAAGGATGTTGGTTCCAAACCACCTGGGAGCGCTTGGCCAGTATCTGCTATCTCTGTGGCCCCAAGTGTGAGGAAGCCCGGAATCACGGTACCAGGCAGCAGCATGTGTGTGAGATCTGATCTTCCACAGAGACCCGGTGGCACCGTGGTCTGCACCCTGATTAGCTTAGGAATTCCACACATTTTctctatttacaaaaatacagaACATGGCCTCTGCAATACTCAAAGCTGCATAAGTGAGTTAAAGCCTTTGAATCCTGGTACTTTGAAAACTGAAGTTTGTGATTCTTGGCTACCAGAAAACTGGGAGTTTTTTCTTAAACTAACAGCACTACCACAGTTTTACATAATTCAGAGATTATCTGTGCATCTATCCTTATATGTTCCCAAGGAAGCTTCATACAGAAGTACTTATAAAATGTC
This genomic window contains:
- the LOC117798337 gene encoding protein SLX4IP-like, producing KNQNSLTLSGFISSSQKSVHWGIQSRTVLSHVQLIDFWLNLCYLLEETEGALHGASDYFAECAETALPPSAKRRRNALREIVKRTEAKSSVVSKSWSSRDIVGTSSDPVIAEIARRRGDSRASASPPSESTGQAKDYIKAAESHWGLPVQKLENVHQTQPEDTSSQQKPHLGEWLETGLLSRSLVCSCESASPGPKQSPQGARTQQKRRNHGSAEDVDHHKRVSLGSDRLVPREIIVEKSKTVRVLPASELSDPGLLLKQGLAKTASNEELHVLENLSSGHLTKNKPGQARQTGSATNTERLSAIRGSPTKKRKKAIHLVKDDPILEGTT